A portion of the Streptomyces sp. NBC_00376 genome contains these proteins:
- a CDS encoding SDR family oxidoreductase, producing the protein MTLLVIGGSGFLGTELVRRAVAAGYTTAATFATGAGGTAEATWHALDLRAPDRVEAVVAEVGPRVIINATSSRSDWTVTAEGPVRLAMTAAKYGSRLIHVSSDAVFSGTRVHYDESCLPDPLTPYGAAKAAAETGVRLLHADAVIARTSLIIGDGRRSEHVRAVHGLAAGTRDGVLFTDDIRCPVHVTDLAAALLELAYDDSKGVHHLAGTDAVSRHELGILIARRDGLDASRLPAGLRAESALPGGLDIRLDSRTTQRRLQTTLRGARRFLAVAA; encoded by the coding sequence ATGACACTCCTGGTCATCGGCGGCAGTGGTTTCCTGGGTACCGAGCTGGTCCGCCGGGCGGTGGCGGCGGGGTACACGACGGCCGCGACCTTCGCGACCGGCGCCGGCGGCACCGCGGAGGCCACCTGGCACGCCCTCGACCTGCGCGCCCCCGATCGCGTCGAAGCGGTCGTGGCCGAGGTGGGACCGCGCGTGATCATCAACGCGACGAGCAGCAGATCCGACTGGACGGTCACGGCGGAGGGTCCTGTCCGGCTGGCAATGACCGCGGCGAAGTACGGCAGCCGCCTGATCCATGTATCGAGCGACGCGGTCTTCTCCGGTACCCGCGTCCACTACGACGAATCCTGCCTCCCCGACCCTCTTACTCCTTACGGTGCGGCGAAAGCAGCGGCGGAGACGGGCGTCCGCCTCCTGCACGCCGATGCCGTCATTGCCCGTACCTCACTGATCATCGGCGACGGCCGACGTTCCGAGCACGTACGCGCGGTGCACGGCCTCGCGGCCGGGACCCGCGACGGAGTCCTGTTCACCGACGACATCCGATGCCCGGTGCATGTCACCGACCTGGCCGCCGCCCTGCTGGAACTCGCCTACGACGACTCGAAGGGCGTTCACCATCTGGCGGGAACCGACGCCGTGAGCCGTCACGAGCTCGGCATCCTCATCGCCCGGCGCGACGGGCTCGACGCCTCCCGCCTGCCCGCGGGTCTGCGGGCCGAAAGCGCACTTCCCGGGGGACTCGACATCCGCCTCGACAGCCGTACCACCCAGCGGAGGCTGCAAACGACACTGCGCGGTGCCCGCCGGTTCCTCGCCGTGGCGGCTTGA
- a CDS encoding SDR family NAD(P)-dependent oxidoreductase: MRRDTLRLDGRSVVVTGAGRGLGRAYALDLAARGAHVVVNDLGTATDGTGSEDSGPAAQVVEEIRAAGQTAVASTADASGIEGTQSLIDLACAEFGSVDGIVANAGIYRPGLDFTDIDEALLERMTAIHSLGAWRLVRAAWPRFTESGRGRVVLVTSAAGLYGMAGNAAYSLLKAGIVGLTRTLAAEGAPHGIRVNAVAPVAWSRMSAATEGVPAEVLERMREQAPPEAVAPVVAALLADDVPVTGEVLSAGRGRVGRVLTGETPGIRSADGGPLLAQDLTERLDELLSADGVVYPASAHETP, translated from the coding sequence GTGAGGCGGGACACGCTGAGGCTGGACGGGCGCTCCGTCGTCGTCACGGGCGCGGGCCGCGGACTCGGCCGGGCCTATGCCCTGGACCTCGCCGCGCGCGGCGCCCATGTCGTCGTCAACGACCTGGGAACGGCGACGGACGGCACCGGGAGCGAGGACTCGGGCCCGGCGGCGCAGGTCGTCGAGGAGATCCGGGCGGCGGGCCAGACGGCGGTCGCGAGCACCGCGGACGCGAGCGGTATCGAGGGGACGCAGTCCCTGATCGATCTGGCGTGCGCCGAGTTCGGCTCCGTCGACGGGATCGTGGCGAACGCCGGGATCTACCGGCCCGGGCTGGACTTCACCGACATCGACGAGGCGCTGCTGGAGCGGATGACGGCCATTCACTCCCTCGGCGCCTGGCGGCTGGTACGGGCCGCCTGGCCCCGATTCACGGAGAGCGGACGGGGCCGGGTCGTCCTGGTCACCTCGGCGGCCGGTCTGTACGGAATGGCCGGGAACGCCGCGTACTCCCTGCTCAAGGCGGGGATCGTGGGGCTGACGCGGACGCTGGCCGCCGAGGGCGCCCCCCACGGTATCCGTGTCAATGCGGTGGCTCCGGTGGCCTGGTCACGGATGTCGGCGGCGACCGAGGGCGTGCCGGCGGAGGTGCTGGAGCGGATGCGGGAGCAGGCGCCGCCCGAGGCGGTCGCGCCGGTCGTGGCCGCGCTCCTCGCGGATGACGTACCGGTCACGGGCGAGGTGCTGAGCGCGGGACGCGGCCGCGTGGGGCGGGTGCTGACGGGTGAGACCCCGGGCATCCGCTCGGCGGACGGCGGACCGCTGCTCGCCCAGGACCTCACCGAGCGGCTCGACGAACTGCTCTCCGCGGACGGGGTGGTGTACCCGGCCTCGGCGCACGAGACCCCCTGA
- a CDS encoding flavin-containing monooxygenase encodes MTDSATTVPEYDALVVGAGFGGLYALHQLRAHGFSCHAFETGDDVGGTWYWNRYPGARCDVESLDYCYSFSAELHAEWDWSERFATQPEILRYAGHVADRFDLRPMISFETRVVSAVWEEEGRTWLLTTDTGRRARARFLVTAVGCLSASRIPDLPGLGTFGGEVHHTGRWPHEGVDLAGKRVAVIGTGSSGIQAVPELASNSAHLTVFQRTPNYSLPARNRPLSGRESWRAKTELEELRTYARTGFSGFYIASTGRSALDVGEEERRSAFERKWAIGGTEIMSVFNDILTDGKANDHLAEFVREKIRDAVDDPETARKLVPVDYPIGTKRICVDTGYFSTYNRENVDLVDLRAEPLVEITEDGIRTEAGTYPADVLVLATGYDAMTGPLTRIDIRGTGGRALKEQWASGPRSYLGLSVAGFPNLLTVTGPGSPSVLVNMVRAVEQHVEWIVDCLRQLREDGVERIEARPEAQDSWVAHVNEVADTTLYPRADSWYVGANVEGKARVFMPYAGGLNNYRERCEEVARSGYQGFALGTEVSA; translated from the coding sequence ATGACCGACTCAGCAACCACCGTTCCGGAGTACGACGCACTCGTCGTCGGCGCCGGGTTCGGCGGCCTCTACGCCCTGCACCAGCTGCGCGCGCACGGGTTCAGCTGCCACGCCTTCGAGACGGGCGACGACGTCGGCGGCACGTGGTACTGGAACCGCTATCCCGGAGCCCGCTGCGACGTCGAGAGCCTGGACTACTGCTACTCGTTCTCCGCCGAGCTGCACGCCGAGTGGGACTGGTCCGAGCGCTTCGCCACCCAGCCCGAGATCCTGCGCTACGCCGGACACGTCGCGGACCGCTTCGACCTGCGGCCGATGATCTCCTTCGAGACGCGGGTGGTCTCGGCCGTCTGGGAGGAGGAGGGCAGGACATGGCTCCTGACCACCGATACCGGCCGCCGCGCCAGGGCACGGTTCCTCGTCACCGCCGTGGGCTGCCTGTCCGCATCCCGCATCCCCGACCTGCCCGGTCTCGGCACGTTCGGCGGCGAGGTGCACCACACCGGCCGCTGGCCGCACGAGGGCGTGGACCTCGCCGGCAAGCGCGTCGCCGTCATCGGAACGGGCTCCTCCGGCATCCAGGCCGTACCCGAACTCGCTTCGAATTCAGCTCACTTGACTGTCTTTCAGCGAACCCCCAACTACAGCCTGCCGGCCCGCAACCGGCCGCTTTCGGGCCGCGAGAGCTGGCGGGCCAAGACGGAGCTGGAGGAGCTGCGCACTTATGCCCGTACGGGATTCTCCGGCTTCTACATCGCCTCCACCGGCCGTTCGGCCCTCGACGTGGGCGAGGAGGAGCGCCGGTCCGCCTTCGAGCGCAAGTGGGCCATCGGCGGGACCGAGATCATGTCGGTCTTCAACGACATACTCACGGACGGGAAGGCCAATGACCACCTCGCCGAGTTCGTCCGCGAGAAGATCCGGGACGCCGTGGACGACCCGGAGACGGCACGCAAGCTCGTCCCGGTGGACTACCCCATCGGCACCAAACGCATCTGCGTCGACACGGGCTACTTCTCCACGTACAACCGCGAGAACGTCGATCTCGTCGACCTGCGGGCCGAACCGCTCGTGGAGATCACCGAGGACGGCATCCGCACCGAAGCCGGCACGTACCCGGCCGATGTCCTGGTGCTGGCCACCGGCTACGACGCCATGACCGGTCCGCTCACCCGCATCGACATCCGCGGGACGGGCGGCCGGGCCCTGAAGGAACAGTGGGCCTCGGGACCGCGCAGCTACCTGGGTCTCTCGGTGGCCGGCTTCCCCAACCTGCTCACGGTCACCGGGCCCGGCAGCCCCTCGGTGCTGGTCAACATGGTGCGGGCGGTCGAGCAGCACGTCGAATGGATCGTGGACTGCCTGCGGCAGCTGCGCGAGGACGGTGTGGAGCGGATCGAGGCGCGGCCGGAGGCACAGGACTCCTGGGTCGCCCATGTCAACGAGGTCGCCGACACGACGCTCTACCCGCGTGCCGACTCCTGGTACGTGGGCGCCAACGTGGAAGGAAAGGCACGGGTGTTCATGCCGTACGCGGGCGGGCTCAACAACTATCGGGAGCGGTGCGAGGAAGTGGCCCGGTCCGGCTACCAGGGCTTCGCGCTGGGTACGGAGGTGTCGGCGTGA
- a CDS encoding acyl-CoA-like ligand-binding transcription factor, which yields MHFMSADNADSADDTALGLRERKKRATRDALADAALRMAADRGIENVTVEAVTDAVGVSVRTFFNYFPCLEDAITRPNHDNAERTRRAVLNAPEELTALNALREAVGQELAHIEEDHERWELQMAVLRKSPALLSGFLAAQGADERALVAAVAERLGRDPDTDLRPRLLALATIAAVRAAVELWVASGRTRTFQSIYREAFASLAAGLND from the coding sequence ATGCACTTCATGAGCGCCGACAATGCCGACAGCGCCGACGACACGGCTCTCGGGCTGCGCGAGCGCAAGAAGCGCGCGACACGCGACGCACTCGCGGACGCGGCGCTGCGCATGGCCGCGGACCGCGGGATCGAGAACGTGACCGTGGAAGCGGTCACCGATGCGGTCGGCGTCTCCGTGCGCACCTTCTTCAACTACTTCCCGTGCCTCGAGGACGCGATCACCCGCCCGAACCACGACAACGCCGAGCGGACCCGTCGCGCGGTGCTCAACGCACCGGAGGAACTCACGGCACTCAACGCCCTGCGCGAGGCGGTCGGCCAGGAGCTCGCCCACATCGAGGAGGACCACGAACGCTGGGAGCTCCAGATGGCCGTGCTCAGGAAGAGTCCTGCACTGCTGTCCGGATTCCTGGCCGCCCAGGGCGCGGACGAACGCGCGCTGGTCGCCGCCGTGGCCGAGCGCCTCGGCCGGGACCCCGATACCGATCTCCGCCCCCGGCTGCTCGCGCTCGCGACGATCGCCGCCGTGCGCGCCGCCGTGGAGCTCTGGGTGGCCTCCGGCCGTACTCGCACGTTCCAGAGCATCTATCGCGAGGCTTTCGCCTCGCTGGCCGCCGGTCTGAACGACTGA